One Bombus pyrosoma isolate SC7728 linkage group LG11, ASM1482585v1, whole genome shotgun sequence DNA segment encodes these proteins:
- the LOC122572816 gene encoding lipoamide acyltransferase component of branched-chain alpha-keto acid dehydrogenase complex, mitochondrial, producing MALTWRLTVTALLGRNVRDQKCRFFSVSCFRCGTVVPFKLSDIGEGIRDVTIKEWFVKPGDRVSQFDNICEVQSDKASVTITSRYDGLIKALHYKVDDVALIGDSLLDIELDADNGNMEVKTMVSDKQHPQQQTIKTDNKQSVKGDEEDCAVKYGLEKALATPAVRRIAMENDIKLKDVISTGKGNRILKEDILTHLEKMSTSSERKRVEEKPSAETVIPIKGYAKHMWKTMTQSLSIPHFVYSDECNVNRLMDYRNEVKDSVKEQGVSLSLMPFFIKAASRALEKVPQLNAWLDEENQTLRIQKRHNIGIAMDTPEGLIVPNIKNVQDLDIIEIAKQLNRLQELGRKCSIPPNDLSNTTFSLSNIGVVGGTYTKPVILPPQIVIGAFGRVQKLPRFDDKGNIGAANIISINWAADHRIVDGVTMAKYSNLWKHYIENPIFLLIGA from the exons GGTAGAAATGTACGCGATCAAAAATGTCGATTCTTTTCCGTAAGCTGCTTTCGCTGCGGGACCGTCGTCCCCTTCAAACTATCGGATATTGGAGAAGGAATTCGAGACGTCACGATAAAAGAGTG GTTCGTGAAACCAGGCGACCGGGTGTCTCAATTCGATAACATTTGTGAGGTTCAAAGCGACAAAGCATCTGTGACGATTACCAGCCGTTACGACGGATTAATTAAAGCCTTGCACTACAAGGTGGACGACGTAGCTCTGATAGGAGATTCATTGCTGGACATCGAACTAGATGCTGATAATGGGAACATGGAAGTTAAGACGATGGTATCTGACAAACAGCATCCGCAACAACAAACTATAAAAACCGATAACAAGCAGAGCGTTAAAGGCGACGAGGAAGACTGCGCAGTAAAATATGGGTTAGAAAAGGCGCTAGCAACTCCTGCGGTCAGAAGAATAGCTATGGAGAATGATATTAAGCTAAAGGACGTCATTTCCACGGGCAAAGGTAATCGAATACTTAAAGAGGATATATTGACTCATTTGGAAAAAATGTCTACTAGCTCCGAGAGAAAAAGGGTCGAAGAAAAACCATCGGCGGAAACGGTGATACCGATAAAAGGCTATGCCAAGCATATGTGGAAAACGATGACGCAGTCTCTG AGTATACCACACTTTGTATACAGCGATGAGTGTAACGTTAACAGACTGATGGACTACCGAAACGAAGTGAAGGATTCGGTGAAAGAGCAAGGCGTTTCTTTAAGCTTGATGCCGTTTTTCATAAAAGCCGCATCTAGAGCATTAGAAAAGGTGCCACAGCTAAACGCCTGGCTTGATGAAGAAAATCAAACGTTACGTATTCAAAAGAGGCATAACATCGGCATTGCTATGGATACACCCGAGGGCTTAATTGTaccgaatattaaaaatgttcagGATTTAGATATTATAGAGATCGCGAAGCAATTAAACCGTCTTCAAGAACTTGGAAGAAAATGTTCAATCCCGCCGAACGATTTATCGAATACAACGTTTTCACTGTCAAACATAGGTGTT GTGGGCGGTACATATACAAAACCGGTGATTCTTCCTCCACAAATTGTGATCGGCGCGTTTGGAAGAGTGCAAAAATTACCACGCTTCGACGATAAAGGAAACATAGGAGCCGCAAACATAATTTCCATTAACTGGGCTGCCGATCATCGAATAGTGGATGGCGTCACAATGGCTAAGTATTCAAATCTCTGGAAACATTACATTGAAAatcctatatttttattgataggagcataa